A window from Exiguobacterium marinum DSM 16307 encodes these proteins:
- a CDS encoding cytochrome c oxidase subunit II, translated as MHIHKLEKYWLTFGIILLAVFLTVLGVSAFAAGNQPASDADLIDPAKVNQTAPFDQPGLHQIGENEYELVMIAQAFTFTPGNVEIPKGAKVTFLVTSPDVVHGFQLTGTPVNMMVVPGHINSLTYTFEEAGEFLILCNEYCGTGHHMMSTKIKVVE; from the coding sequence ATGCATATTCATAAATTAGAAAAATATTGGCTTACGTTTGGTATTATCTTACTTGCAGTTTTCTTGACTGTTCTAGGGGTATCTGCCTTCGCAGCGGGAAATCAACCTGCATCGGATGCGGATTTGATCGACCCGGCAAAAGTGAATCAGACGGCTCCGTTTGATCAACCGGGACTTCATCAAATTGGCGAGAATGAATACGAGCTCGTCATGATTGCACAAGCATTTACCTTTACACCAGGGAATGTCGAAATTCCAAAAGGTGCAAAAGTGACGTTCCTCGTGACGTCACCGGACGTCGTTCACGGATTTCAGTTGACAGGTACACCGGTCAATATGATGGTCGTCCCTGGACATATCAACTCATTGACGTACACGTTTGAGGAAGCTGGAGAATTTTTGATTCTTTGTAACGAATATTGTGGAACAGGACATCACATGATGTCGACTAAAATCAAGGTGGTGGAGTAA
- a CDS encoding Crp/Fnr family transcriptional regulator — MSMQCGTTQPNSFVFSDETKQLLLEMMTIQHHPKASIVCWEGEKCDKFFYLKSGSVKFTKITKKGNPLVMFMYGPDDFFGEFDIVETFPSSYSIETTEESTIGTISKRELESLMQRDIRFAGEILRWTSMMRKHSEMKVRDLLLYGKPGALGSTLLRMAAMHGVEEEDTIVIPRHPSDGELGQLIGAPRETVNRLISQWRKDGVISTTAKSIVIHDVDFLKELCHCEGCPAGICRL, encoded by the coding sequence ATGTCAATGCAATGTGGAACGACTCAGCCGAACAGTTTTGTATTTTCAGATGAAACGAAACAACTGTTACTTGAAATGATGACGATTCAGCATCATCCAAAAGCAAGTATCGTGTGTTGGGAAGGCGAGAAGTGTGATAAGTTCTTTTACTTAAAGAGTGGTTCTGTTAAATTTACGAAAATCACAAAAAAAGGAAATCCACTCGTCATGTTCATGTATGGACCAGATGATTTCTTCGGTGAGTTCGATATCGTGGAAACTTTCCCGAGTTCATACAGTATCGAGACGACAGAAGAAAGTACAATTGGAACGATTTCGAAACGTGAGCTAGAATCACTGATGCAACGCGATATTCGGTTTGCTGGAGAAATTTTACGCTGGACATCGATGATGCGGAAGCACTCGGAAATGAAAGTCCGCGACTTATTATTGTACGGAAAGCCAGGGGCGCTGGGCTCGACATTACTGCGGATGGCGGCCATGCATGGTGTAGAGGAAGAAGATACCATTGTGATTCCTCGTCATCCGTCCGATGGAGAACTGGGGCAATTGATTGGAGCTCCGCGCGAGACGGTGAACCGTTTGATCAGCCAGTGGCGAAAAGACGGAGTTATCAGTACAACAGCAAAATCGATCGTTATTCACGATGTTGATTTTTTGAAAGAGCTTTGTCACTGCGAGGGTTGTCCTGCTGGAATATGTCGTTTGTAA
- a CDS encoding cytochrome c oxidase subunit 2A, with the protein MEHKDGQEPNLKGTFTSVMIVAGVIIAMWSSVFYLFVTR; encoded by the coding sequence GTGGAACATAAAGATGGGCAAGAACCAAATCTTAAAGGAACGTTTACATCGGTCATGATTGTCGCAGGTGTCATCATCGCCATGTGGTCTTCGGTCTTTTACTTATTTGTTACTCGATAA
- a CDS encoding b(o/a)3-type cytochrome-c oxidase subunit 1, protein MNDVSSKLKQWEMERGVPVPSIGAKEARLAYGHVLVSILAVLIGALAGLMQTLIRTGVIPEIFGYYQLLTAHGIMLGIVFTTMFIIGLLYALLAKSFGRFESFPTRVAWLGFWTMIIGAVMITVMILANKGTVLYTFYAPLMADPLFYVGLVLFVVGTWFSSFAMFRMYADYKRDNPGVHPPLPAYMSIMTMLLWVIATLGVAATILFQLLPLSLGWKDTVGIELSRTLFWYFGHPLVYFWLMPAYIVWYTVVPKVIGGKIFSDALARMAFLLFLLFSFPVGFHHQLTEPGIEPFWKFVQVILTFLVVIPSFMTAFSLFATFELRGRALGAKGLFGWVKKMPYGDVRFLAPFVGMLFFIPAGAGGIINASHQLNAMVHNTLWVTGHFHITVGTAVALTFFGTAYWLVPVLRGRTLTKAMNKLGLIQAGTWAFGMAIMSYAMHISGLNGNPRRTGPATYFSDALTREWIPYHVMMAIGGTILFISVLIFVYSMFNLSFLAPKGEEEFPLAETEEAAMDTPRYFENWKLWITVTFVLIAFAYTVPIWHLIESAPPGARGWVLW, encoded by the coding sequence ATGAACGATGTATCATCTAAACTGAAGCAATGGGAGATGGAGCGTGGAGTTCCGGTTCCGAGTATTGGAGCGAAAGAAGCGCGTCTTGCTTACGGTCACGTTCTTGTATCGATTCTCGCTGTCTTGATTGGTGCGTTGGCTGGTTTGATGCAGACGTTAATTCGGACCGGTGTCATTCCTGAAATTTTTGGATATTATCAGTTACTAACAGCTCACGGAATCATGCTCGGTATCGTCTTCACAACGATGTTCATCATCGGTCTATTATATGCGCTACTTGCGAAGTCATTCGGTCGCTTTGAATCGTTCCCGACCCGTGTCGCTTGGCTCGGTTTTTGGACGATGATTATCGGTGCTGTCATGATCACTGTGATGATTCTTGCTAATAAAGGGACTGTACTTTATACATTTTATGCACCGCTCATGGCAGATCCGCTCTTCTATGTCGGACTCGTCCTGTTCGTAGTCGGAACGTGGTTCTCCTCGTTCGCGATGTTCCGGATGTATGCAGATTACAAACGTGATAACCCAGGGGTTCATCCACCACTCCCGGCTTACATGAGTATTATGACGATGCTACTTTGGGTCATCGCGACACTCGGTGTCGCAGCGACGATTTTATTCCAACTCCTCCCGCTCTCACTCGGGTGGAAAGATACAGTCGGTATTGAATTATCCCGTACATTATTCTGGTACTTCGGGCACCCGCTCGTGTATTTCTGGCTCATGCCGGCATATATTGTGTGGTATACGGTCGTACCGAAAGTAATCGGCGGAAAAATCTTCTCTGATGCGTTGGCGCGAATGGCATTCTTGTTATTCTTACTCTTCTCATTCCCGGTCGGATTCCACCATCAATTGACAGAGCCAGGGATTGAACCGTTCTGGAAGTTCGTTCAAGTTATCTTGACGTTCTTAGTTGTCATTCCTTCGTTTATGACGGCGTTCTCGCTCTTTGCGACGTTCGAACTTCGTGGACGTGCGCTTGGTGCAAAAGGGTTGTTCGGCTGGGTGAAGAAAATGCCATATGGCGATGTTCGTTTCCTTGCACCATTCGTCGGGATGTTGTTCTTCATTCCTGCCGGCGCAGGTGGGATCATCAACGCTTCGCACCAATTGAACGCGATGGTCCACAATACACTTTGGGTCACAGGACACTTCCACATCACCGTCGGAACGGCTGTTGCCTTGACGTTCTTCGGAACGGCATACTGGCTCGTACCAGTCCTTCGTGGTCGCACGTTGACGAAGGCGATGAACAAACTTGGTTTGATTCAAGCAGGAACGTGGGCGTTCGGTATGGCCATCATGTCGTATGCGATGCATATCTCAGGGTTGAATGGGAACCCACGTCGTACGGGTCCGGCAACTTATTTCTCAGATGCGTTGACACGTGAATGGATTCCATATCACGTCATGATGGCAATCGGGGGAACAATTTTGTTCATCTCTGTTCTCATCTTCGTCTACTCGATGTTCAACTTGTCATTCCTCGCACCGAAAGGCGAAGAAGAATTCCCGCTCGCTGAGACAGAGGAAGCAGCGATGGATACACCACGTTATTTCGAGAATTGGAAACTATGGATCACCGTGACAT